One region of Pan paniscus chromosome 5, NHGRI_mPanPan1-v2.0_pri, whole genome shotgun sequence genomic DNA includes:
- the LOC130541580 gene encoding uncharacterized LOC127903862 homolog, with translation MIPHEEPGSPTEIKCDFPFIRLKSEPARQ, from the coding sequence ATGATTCCTCATGAAGAGCCTGGATCCCCTACAGAAATCAAATGTGACTTTCCGTTTATCAGACTAAAATCAGAGCCAGCCAGACAGTGA